From the genome of Pungitius pungitius chromosome 21, fPunPun2.1, whole genome shotgun sequence, one region includes:
- the tectb gene encoding beta-tectorin, translated as MASVGALLMLLPVAWTCSPQKADYVMVSCFPNAIIANVPECPYGWEVDQLSLGGVCYSGAHTPGYYRFSIPDLTPKNHSYCGTLSEYMPGKDPKYIFSNSIVSNDTSLTLRNQPVNYTFSCVYRAAYLLNNAVFSQRVATVYVNNGSLGTFRSQLSMSVFANSKFLYAKDSPYVIDTSDIGSEVFIGVEAKGLSSRFKVVIHNCWATPTPYSTDKKRWSLIINSCSSDHTVSIFENAKDSRSTFKFNSFRFQRLEKVSTVWLHCEVQVCDAERLVCQPGPCSSRSPSSQAEPSGGVLTAEFHIKGSSLFILLAVLMNTCCDLVNGSRM; from the exons ATGGCTTCGGTCGGAGCCTTACTGATGTTGCTGCCTGTTGCATGGACGTGTTCCCCCCAAAAAGCAG ACTACGTCATGGTGTCGTGTTTCCCCAACGCCATCATCGCCAACGTCCCGGAGTGCCCTTACGGCTGGGAGGTCGACCAGCTGTCCCTGGGGGGGGTCTGCTACTCCGGAGCGCACACCCCGGGCTACTACCGCTTCAGCATCCCGGACCTCACCCCCAAAAACCACTCGTACTGCGGCACCCTGTCTGAG TACATGCCCGGCAAAGACCCCAAGTACATCTTCTCCAACTCCATCGTGTCCAACGACACGTCGCTGACGCTCAGGAACCAGCCGGTCAACTACACCTTCAGCTGCGTGTACCGGGCGGCCTACCTGCTCAACAACGCCGTGTTCAGCCAAAG AGTGGCCACAGTTTATGTCAACAACGGGAGTTTAGGCACTTTTAGGTCGCAGTTGTCCATGAGCGTGTTCGCG AACTCAAAGTTCCTGTACGCCAAGGACTCGCCGTACGTGATCGACACGTCGGACATCGGCTCGGAGGTTTTCATCGGCGTCGAGGCGAAAGGGCTGAGCAGCAG GTTCAAAGTCGTGATTCACAACTGCTGGGCCACTCCTACTCCGTACTCGACAGACAAGAAGAGGTGGAGCCTCATCATTAACAG ctgCTCCTCCGACCACACCGTGAGCATCTTCGAGAACGCCAAGGACAGCCGCTCCACCTTCAAGTTCAACTCCTTCCGCTTCCAGCGGCTGGAGAAGGTGTCGACGGTGTGGCTCCACTGCGAGGTCCAGGTGTGCGACGCGGAGAGGCTCGTCTGTCAGCCG GGCCCCTGCTCCTCCAGGAGTCCGTCGTCGCAGGCGGAGCCGAGCGGGGGGGTCCTCACCGCCGAGTTTCACATTAAAG GCTCTTCACTCTTCATCCTGCTGGCTGTGCTCATGAACACATGCTGTGATTTAGTAAACGGATCAAGGATGTAG
- the LOC119212925 gene encoding dickkopf-related protein 3-like isoform X3: MLNMPHSPPKAGARTLRESSPAAKAAAAAACEHDRACGRGFSCDRHFGLCVPLRGEGLFCRRDAQCVRGLSCMFGKCHRSIPNGQEGARCKVDRDCGASMCCARHHGEQVCKTRLARGESCFVPDGGLAFSINQICPCDEGLLCREKAASRRRETDLVYQPERTSWTCQVPKS, from the exons ATGCTCAACATGCCTCACAGCCCTCCCAAAGCTGGAGCCAGGACCCTGAGGGAAAGCTCCCCTGCAGCCAAAGCCGCCGCCGCT GCCGCGTGCGAACACGACAGGGCCTGTGGACGGGGTTTCTCCTGCGATCGTCACTTCGGCCTCTGCGTCCCCCTGCGGGGGGAGGGCCTCTTCTGCCGGAGGGACGCCCAGTGTGTCCGCGGACTCAGCTGCATGTTCGGGAAGTGCCACCGCAGCATCCCCAACGGACAAGAAG GCGCCAGGTGTAAAGTGGACAGGGACTGCGGGGCCTCCATGTGCTGCGCGCGGCACCACGGCGAGCAGGTGTGCAAGACGCGCCTGGCCCGCGGCGAGAGCTGCTTCGTCCCCGACGGCGGCCTGGCCTTCAGCATTAACCAGATCTGCCCGTGCGACGAGGGGCTCCTGTGTCGAGAGAAGGCCGCGTCGCGCCGCAGAGA GACAGATTTGGTTTACCAACCAGAACGAACAAGCTGGACGTGCCAAGTGCCCAAATCTTGA
- the LOC119212925 gene encoding dickkopf-related protein 3-like isoform X1 has translation MFFNLWTLCLCLCFHLTEARIWAWMLNMPHSPPKAGARTLRESSPAAKAAAAAACEHDRACGRGFSCDRHFGLCVPLRGEGLFCRRDAQCVRGLSCMFGKCHRSIPNGQEGARCKVDRDCGASMCCARHHGEQVCKTRLARGESCFVPDGGLAFSINQICPCDEGLLCREKAASRRRETDLVYQPERTSWTCQVPKS, from the exons ATGTTTTTCAATCTGTGGAccctctgcctctgtctgtgctTCCACTTGACTGAAGCTCGCATCTGGGCCTGGATGCTCAACATGCCTCACAGCCCTCCCAAAGCTGGAGCCAGGACCCTGAGGGAAAGCTCCCCTGCAGCCAAAGCCGCCGCCGCT GCCGCGTGCGAACACGACAGGGCCTGTGGACGGGGTTTCTCCTGCGATCGTCACTTCGGCCTCTGCGTCCCCCTGCGGGGGGAGGGCCTCTTCTGCCGGAGGGACGCCCAGTGTGTCCGCGGACTCAGCTGCATGTTCGGGAAGTGCCACCGCAGCATCCCCAACGGACAAGAAG GCGCCAGGTGTAAAGTGGACAGGGACTGCGGGGCCTCCATGTGCTGCGCGCGGCACCACGGCGAGCAGGTGTGCAAGACGCGCCTGGCCCGCGGCGAGAGCTGCTTCGTCCCCGACGGCGGCCTGGCCTTCAGCATTAACCAGATCTGCCCGTGCGACGAGGGGCTCCTGTGTCGAGAGAAGGCCGCGTCGCGCCGCAGAGA GACAGATTTGGTTTACCAACCAGAACGAACAAGCTGGACGTGCCAAGTGCCCAAATCTTGA
- the gucy2g gene encoding guanylate cyclase 2G has protein sequence MGLALALHLALSTAAAAVAAGNAAANGGSLKLIIGFQAPWNMSLPFSAPRLGSAIQIAVDKVNANPSFLGNYSLDFVYADTDCNPKVSLGGFIHQVWKENVSALFGPACPEEAEVTGLIASAWNIPMFGFVGQSSKTDNRDIYDSYIKVVPPLKRSSEVLVKTLEFFGWSHVAMIGGGLDSNTWDKVDALWITIENPLRDRFNLAAALKFDTSNPELVYQNVKFIATVARVIVVLTNSVDSMALLLEAERQGLMKGDYVFFLVQHFEVSGSVDSMWKYALNSRINKAAIRAFDMTFIIGQKAYDGYEYYDFFEQVFERLKAPPFRSNLTSEREVSPYSAYLHDAVLLYAMALKEVLKEGKDPRDGRQLLQSLRSRNNIRFNGASGLVHFDKEGERNLDYSIYDLQHVGQITKLEPILHFDSHTSSVRPTSKFASVVWPRGRPSDKPVCGYNNELCDWLINEIALLALLVTLPVTGVLAVLCIGVLLLQKLRLQTRLDGSNWWLISYGDITIIRELSGCQGLSLTTTTSRCSGSQSDISSVSYGLKDKTGREHIYTTIGLYQGNKVAVKYLKDHDGSNFQRPSIIAEFSVMKEMKHENLVQFFGVCIAPPNVCLVTQYCTKGSLKDVLKSDVDLDGMFKLSFAYDIVNGMEFIHKSNLRFHGNLKPSTCLVDSRLQIKLSGFGLWEFKYGSPNKMVALEKPDHQEMYWTAPELLRQAALQVRGTPKADVYSFAIIMWELMYNAKSGPYHEINLAPKEIITQLRTPSQRELLRPALSEELCDESINSLMRACWSENPDHRPPFASIRRQLRDSSPESHANILDNMVAKLEKYANHLEDVVEERTNQLTAEKTRADKLLSSMLPRYIADQLMAGASVEPQSYEAVTIFFSDIVGFTSMCSVSSAMEVVTFLNDLYSLFDDVIKMYDVYKVETIGDAYMVASGLPISNGLQHALEISTMALHFLSAIKVFRIHHMPTKSLAIRIGIHSGPVVAGVVGTTMPRYCLFGDTVNTASRMESNSSPLKIHISQSTADILVQAGSFEMEERGEVEIKGKGSLKTYWLLSKQGFNPPLIAHSPATVDSLKLQTETLGITRAAEKRHHTTSNKAMMTAVDI, from the exons ATGGGGCTCGCGTTGGCGCTTCACCTCGCGCTGTCCACCGCGGCCGCGGCCGTCGCCGCCGGCAACGCCGCCGCCAACGGCGGCTCTCTCAAGCTCATCATCGGCTTCCAGGCTCCCTGGAACATGTCCCTCCCCTTCAGCGCCCCGCGGCTGGGCTCGGCCATCCAGATAGCCGTCGACAAGGTGAACGCTAATCCCTCCTTCCTGGGGAACTACAGCCTGGACTTTGTTTACGCGGACACCGACTGCAACCCCAAGGTCTCCCTGGGAGGATTCATCCACCAGGTGTGGAAAGAAAACGTCTCCGCGCTCTTCGGCCCGGCGTGTCCCGAAGAAGCCGAG GTCACCGGCCTCATTGCGTCGGCGTGGAACATCCCCATGTTCGGCTTTGTGGGACAATCCTCCAAAACCGATAACCGGGACATCTACGACTCCTACATCAAAGTTGTGCCACCTCTCAAAAGAAGCTCGGAGGTCCTGGTGAAGACCCTGGAGTTCTTCGGTTGGAGCCACGTAGCGATGATCGGCGGGGGACTGGATTCCAACACCTGGGACAAAGTCGACGCTTTGTGGATAACCATCGAGAACCCGCTGAGAGACAGATTCAACCTGGCTGCCGCCTTGAAGTTCGACACCAGCAACCCTGAGCTGGTTTACCAAAACGTGAAGTTCATCGCGACAGTCGCCCGGG TGATCGTGGTGCTGACGAACTCCGTGGACTCCatggctctgctgctggaggcagAGCGGCAGGGCCTGATGAAGGGCGACTACGTCTTCTTCCTGGTGCAGCATTTTGAGGTCAGTGGCAGTGTG GATAGCATGTGGAAATATGCCCTGAACAGCCGGATCAACAAAGCCGCCATAAGAGCTTTTGACATGACCTTCATCATCGGCCAGAAAGCCTACGATGGCTACGAGTACTACGACTTCTTCGAGCAAGTCTTTGAAAGACTAAAAGCACCTCCGTTCCGGAGCAACCTGACGTCCGAAAGAGAG GTGAGCCCGTACTCTGCCTACCTGCACGACGCCGTGCTTCTTTATGCCATGGCGCTGAAGGAAGTCCTCAAAGAGGGCAAAGACCCCCGCGACGGacggcagctgctgcagagttTAAGGAGTAGAAACAACATTCGATTCAATG GGGCCTCTGGACTGGTCCACTTTGacaaagagggggagagaaactTGGACTATTCCATTTACGACCTGCAGCACGTGGGACAGATCACAAAGTTGGAGCCCATCCTCCATTTCGACAGTCACACCAGCTCCGTCCG ACCGACGTCTAAGTTTGCCTCCGTGGTCTGGCCGAGAGGAAGACCATCCGATAAACCCGTGTGTGGTTACAACAATGAGCTCTGCGACTGGCTAATTAATG AGATCGCCCTGCTGGCTCTGCTCGTCACCTTGCCCGTCACCGGCGTGCTGGCGGTTCTGTGCATCGGggtcctcctgctgcagaaGTTGCGACTCCAGACGAGGCTCGATGGCTCCAACTGGTGGCTGATCAGCTACGGCGACATCACCATCATCCGGGAGCTCTCG GGGTGTCAGGGTCTGTCTCTGACCACCACGACCAGCCGGTGCTCCGGCTCTCAGTCCGACATCTCCAGCGTCAGCTACGGCCTGAAGGACAAGACGGGCCGAGAACACATCTACACCACCATCGGCCTCTACCAG GGAAATAAAGTGGCCGTCAAGTACCTCAAGGACCACGATGGCAGTAATTTCCAGAGACCTTCAATTATCGCAGAGTTCAGTGTG ATGAAAGAGATGAAACATGAGAACTTGGTTCAGTTCTTTGGCGTCTGCATCGCGCCACCGAACGTCTGCCTGGTGACGCAGTACTGCACCAAGGGCAGTCTGAAG GACGTTCTGAAGTCAGATGTTGACCTGGACGGGATGTTCAAGCTGTCCTTTGCTTATGACATAGTCAAT GGAATGGAGTTCATCCACAAAAGTAACCTGAGATTTCACGGGAACCTGAAGCCCAGCACGTGTCTGGTGGACAGCCGGCTCCAGATCAAACTCTCTGGCTTCGGCCTGTGGGAGTTTAAATACGGGAGCCCAAACAAGATGGTCGCGCTGGAGAAACCTGATCATCAAG AGATGTACTGGACCGCCCCCGAGCTCCTGAGACAAGCCGCTCTCCAGGTCCGCGGGACGCCCAAAGCGGACGTCTACAGCTTCGCCATCATCATGTGGGAACTCATGTACAACGCAAAGTCCGGCCCGTATCACGAGATCAACCTGGCGCCCAAAG AGATCATCACGCAGTTGCGGACGCCCTCCCAAAGGGAGCTCCTCCGACCGGCGCTGTCGGAGGAGCTCTGCGACGAAAGCATCAACTCCCTGATGAGGGCCTGCTGGAGCGAAAACCCCGACCACCGGCCCCCGTTTGCCTCCATACGACGACAGCTGAGGGACAGCAGCCCGGAAAG TCACGCGAATATACTGGACAACATGGTGGCGAAGCTGGAGAAATATGCAAACCACCTGGAAgacgtggtggaggagaggacCAACCAGCTCACAGCGGAGAAGACCCGCGCCGACAAGCTTCTCTCCAGCATGTTGCCGAG GTACATCGCCGATCAGCTGATGGCGGGGGCCTCCGTGGAGCCTCAGAGCTACGAGGCGGTGACCATCTTCTTCTCCGACATCGTGGGCTTCACGTCCATGTGCTCCGTCAGCTCGGCGATGGAGGTGGTGACCTTCCTCAACGACCTCTACAGCCTCTTTGACGACGTCATCAAGATGTACGACGTCTACAAA GTGGAAACGATCGGTGATGCATACATGGTGGCCAGTGGTCTACCCATCAGCAACGGCTTGCAGCACGCCTTGGAGATATCTACAATGGCTTTGCATTTCCTCAGTGCCATCAAGGTCTTCAGAATCCACCACATGCCCACTAAGAGTCTTGCGATACGCATCGGGATTCACTCCG gtCCAGTGGTGGCTGGAGTGGTCGGCACCACGATGCCTCGCTACTGTCTCTTCGGTGACACGGTGAACACGGCCTCTCGCATGGAGAGCAACAGCTCGC CCCTGAAGATTCACATTTCTCAGAGCACTGCTGACATCCTGGTCCAGGCTGGTTCGTTTGAGATGGAGGAAAGAGGGGAAGTGGAAATTAAG GGAAAAGGGTCACTGAAGACCTACTGGCTTCTGAGCAAACAGGGGTTTAATCCTCCGCTTATTGCTCACAGCCCTGCGACGGTGGACAGTCTCAAACTGCAAACGGAG ACACTGGGGATCAccagagctgcagagaaaagaCACCACACCACCTCGAACAAAGCCATGATGACTGCAGTGGACATTTAA
- the LOC119212925 gene encoding dickkopf-related protein 3-like isoform X2 — protein sequence MFFNLWTLCLCLCFHLTEARIWAWMLNMPHSPPKAGARTLRESSPAAKAAAAAACEHDRACGRGFSCDRHFGLCVPLRGEGLFCRRDAQCVRGLSCMFGKCHRSIPNGQEGARCKVDRDCGASMCCARHHGEQVCKTRLARGESCFVPDGGLAFSINQICPCDEGLLCREKAASRRRE from the exons ATGTTTTTCAATCTGTGGAccctctgcctctgtctgtgctTCCACTTGACTGAAGCTCGCATCTGGGCCTGGATGCTCAACATGCCTCACAGCCCTCCCAAAGCTGGAGCCAGGACCCTGAGGGAAAGCTCCCCTGCAGCCAAAGCCGCCGCCGCT GCCGCGTGCGAACACGACAGGGCCTGTGGACGGGGTTTCTCCTGCGATCGTCACTTCGGCCTCTGCGTCCCCCTGCGGGGGGAGGGCCTCTTCTGCCGGAGGGACGCCCAGTGTGTCCGCGGACTCAGCTGCATGTTCGGGAAGTGCCACCGCAGCATCCCCAACGGACAAGAAG GCGCCAGGTGTAAAGTGGACAGGGACTGCGGGGCCTCCATGTGCTGCGCGCGGCACCACGGCGAGCAGGTGTGCAAGACGCGCCTGGCCCGCGGCGAGAGCTGCTTCGTCCCCGACGGCGGCCTGGCCTTCAGCATTAACCAGATCTGCCCGTGCGACGAGGGGCTCCTGTGTCGAGAGAAGGCCGCGTCGCGCCGCAGAGAGTGA